The Sandaracinaceae bacterium genome contains a region encoding:
- a CDS encoding 5'-nucleotidase C-terminal domain-containing protein produces MLMTPPGGRLALAPWTTPRGLVPLLVALWGIAATARAQPDAPAPDDERPRDEAARRDAGSGRVPTATPPSLVASDTAALAMAARLVVTSGVGGHFTEPVCNAERTLAPAPFAHVAPHLETLRALRPFVVDTGGLLAPNAVSMYAAARAPDSFAQLIAELGYDALTFGEGELSAERAPLVDALRALRQRGVPTIASNLRCDPDVPEAVALCDVLVDAEDGVPMVERGADRIAFLTFLDEGALQRATTRQSAGLRLTPVARAIGPAVVAARARGATLVVVVVDDAYGAQAAARALTLARQLDQDARPDLMIAANAGSELLFARPVGFRPAVASAPPGGGARIDVRRNDEAHSLDILVRPLEPAPAPARAIGAFIERFGETYCAAWGHDLPGGRVSEPLDGAGLLRLSGSIVREQTGAEVALLNRGLLDPSWSLGTRNHLRASDVHVAIQYDEPLVTATVSGTWLRDVARRGAARPELLALGLAITNANASDESVTVNGRPLELLGRYRVVTLHFLAKGGDGLLPDLPTLDGPWEPVVGEHGKLRDAVLTFLESPATDDPRERADDPADHPEWVYGVGGSVDFGGSSVRNQAEYGDSQLQRANTATLGLLMDARANTSTPNYAWDNTLNVQYRLARTTDGDGRYLEGDDQIRYRTTARWRRFRVASQAWYVPEPFVEGYVETEFSQPAARDFRHFLLRTTAGARFTLTSILSVRLNAGIEVELLDPNRNVQPGAGFVVTLEPWTVFETDRQKVTTGFQADWFVSDLGGDNRRTLRGTFDLSVAVIPRFALVMALQLYGVRAGSDGFAYASNVTAAARVSWMGRGIR; encoded by the coding sequence ATGTTGATGACCCCGCCCGGCGGGCGCCTTGCGCTCGCGCCATGGACGACCCCACGAGGCCTCGTGCCCTTGCTCGTGGCGCTGTGGGGGATCGCGGCGACCGCCCGAGCACAACCCGACGCGCCTGCGCCGGATGACGAACGGCCCCGTGACGAGGCCGCACGTCGCGACGCGGGCAGCGGACGTGTCCCCACGGCGACGCCTCCCTCCCTCGTTGCCTCCGACACGGCGGCGCTCGCCATGGCGGCCCGGCTCGTGGTCACCTCGGGTGTTGGGGGCCACTTCACCGAGCCGGTGTGCAACGCCGAACGTACGCTCGCACCCGCCCCCTTCGCTCACGTGGCGCCGCACCTCGAGACCCTGCGAGCACTGCGGCCCTTCGTCGTCGATACCGGTGGGCTGCTCGCGCCGAACGCCGTCTCCATGTACGCCGCAGCGCGCGCGCCCGACTCGTTCGCCCAGCTGATCGCAGAGCTCGGCTACGACGCGCTGACCTTCGGCGAGGGTGAGCTGTCCGCAGAGCGCGCCCCCCTGGTGGACGCGCTCCGAGCGCTGCGGCAGCGCGGCGTGCCGACCATCGCGAGCAACCTGCGCTGCGATCCCGACGTCCCCGAGGCGGTCGCGCTGTGTGACGTGCTGGTCGACGCCGAAGACGGTGTCCCGATGGTGGAGCGGGGCGCGGACCGCATCGCGTTCCTGACGTTCCTGGACGAGGGCGCGCTGCAGCGGGCCACCACGCGGCAATCTGCGGGTCTGCGGCTCACCCCCGTCGCCAGAGCCATCGGCCCGGCGGTCGTGGCTGCCAGGGCGCGAGGCGCGACATTGGTCGTGGTGGTCGTCGACGACGCGTACGGCGCGCAAGCCGCGGCCCGTGCGCTGACGCTCGCGCGCCAGCTGGACCAGGACGCCCGGCCAGACTTGATGATCGCCGCCAACGCTGGCTCGGAGCTGTTGTTCGCGCGGCCCGTGGGCTTCCGACCTGCTGTCGCGTCGGCCCCCCCAGGAGGCGGCGCGCGCATCGACGTGCGCCGCAACGACGAGGCGCACTCCCTCGACATCTTGGTGCGGCCCCTGGAGCCTGCCCCTGCGCCTGCGCGAGCCATCGGGGCCTTCATCGAGCGCTTTGGAGAGACGTACTGCGCCGCCTGGGGCCACGACCTGCCAGGAGGAAGGGTGAGCGAACCGTTGGACGGCGCTGGTCTGCTGCGCCTGAGCGGGAGCATCGTGCGCGAGCAGACCGGAGCCGAGGTGGCGCTGCTGAACCGAGGCCTCTTGGACCCGTCGTGGAGCCTCGGGACACGCAACCACCTACGGGCGAGCGACGTGCACGTGGCCATCCAGTACGACGAACCGCTCGTCACGGCGACCGTCAGCGGGACCTGGCTGCGCGACGTGGCCCGCCGTGGCGCCGCGCGGCCCGAGCTGCTGGCCCTCGGGCTCGCCATCACCAACGCGAACGCCAGCGACGAGAGCGTGACGGTCAACGGACGACCCTTGGAGTTGCTCGGTCGCTACCGCGTCGTGACGCTTCATTTTCTGGCCAAGGGAGGCGACGGTCTCCTGCCCGACCTCCCCACCCTCGACGGCCCTTGGGAGCCTGTGGTCGGAGAGCACGGAAAGCTGCGAGACGCCGTGCTGACGTTCTTGGAGAGCCCTGCGACGGACGACCCTCGCGAGCGGGCAGACGACCCCGCGGACCACCCGGAGTGGGTGTACGGCGTCGGTGGCAGCGTGGACTTCGGCGGCTCGTCCGTGCGCAATCAGGCCGAGTACGGTGACAGCCAGCTGCAACGCGCCAACACGGCCACCCTGGGGTTGCTGATGGACGCGCGCGCGAACACCAGTACCCCGAACTACGCGTGGGACAACACGCTCAACGTCCAATACCGACTGGCACGCACCACGGACGGAGACGGCCGCTACCTCGAGGGTGACGACCAGATCCGTTACCGCACCACCGCCCGCTGGCGTCGCTTCCGCGTGGCGAGTCAGGCGTGGTACGTGCCCGAGCCGTTCGTCGAGGGCTACGTAGAGACCGAGTTCTCCCAGCCCGCCGCGCGCGACTTCCGTCATTTCCTGCTGCGCACGACCGCTGGCGCACGCTTCACGTTGACCTCGATCCTCAGTGTGCGCCTCAACGCAGGCATCGAGGTCGAGCTGCTGGACCCCAACCGCAACGTGCAGCCCGGCGCGGGGTTCGTCGTCACCCTCGAACCCTGGACGGTGTTCGAGACCGATCGACAGAAGGTGACCACCGGCTTTCAGGCGGACTGGTTCGTGTCGGACCTCGGGGGCGACAACCGTCGCACGCTGCGCGGCACGTTCGATCTCTCGGTGGCGGTCATCCCCCGCTTCGCGCTCGTGATGGCGCTGCAGCTCTATGGCGTGCGCGCGGGGAGCGACGGCTTCGCCTACGCGAGCAACGTGACGGCCGCGGCGCGCGTCAGCTGGATGGGGCGGGGCATCCGCTGA
- a CDS encoding AgmX/PglI C-terminal domain-containing protein, translating into MSDSLAPLPSSHKGLKFAVIGGVLVAAALALLFCSPTPEQPSVVPVLDAGVAPTTSQFHNEFELPPVEPDAGTPEDAGTVAETTMRATMRAARECDGTIPAAALQGAVSRYRGQVRNCYERALKQNSMLQGRITVTLSIGARGNVESASASGPMPSSVNSCVSSVARSWQLVAPTGGTCATARVPFNMTPTN; encoded by the coding sequence ATGTCTGATTCGCTTGCGCCGTTGCCCTCGTCTCACAAGGGGCTGAAGTTCGCTGTCATCGGGGGGGTGCTCGTCGCCGCCGCGCTCGCGTTGCTGTTCTGCTCCCCGACACCGGAGCAGCCCTCGGTGGTGCCGGTGCTGGACGCCGGCGTGGCGCCGACGACGTCGCAGTTCCACAACGAGTTCGAGCTCCCTCCCGTGGAACCGGATGCGGGCACGCCCGAGGACGCGGGGACCGTGGCGGAGACGACCATGCGAGCGACCATGCGAGCGGCGCGCGAGTGTGACGGAACCATCCCCGCGGCGGCGCTGCAGGGGGCGGTGTCGCGCTACCGCGGCCAGGTGCGCAACTGCTACGAGCGGGCGCTGAAGCAGAACAGCATGCTCCAGGGGCGCATCACCGTCACGCTCAGCATCGGCGCGCGCGGCAACGTGGAGAGCGCGAGCGCCAGCGGACCGATGCCCAGCTCGGTCAACAGCTGCGTCAGCTCGGTGGCGCGCAGCTGGCAGCTGGTGGCGCCCACCGGCGGCACCTGCGCCACCGCGCGCGTCCCGTTCAACATGACACCCACCAACTGA
- a CDS encoding DUF2817 domain-containing protein, translated as MTPTATTSPKTLIDPPFSSDYLASRVRFRAAAEAAGFALSAHAVGQHGPRGEELTIDVAVRGAAQPERVLVVSSGTHGIEGFYGAAVQIALLEGELAGSWEPPAGTRVVFIHAINPYGFAYIRRVNEDNVDLNRNFVKSSRTYSGAPEDYARLNDLLNTAGAPTRLDPFLAKAGVQLAKHGFNALKNAIAQGQYEFPEGLFFGGKGPSKSQELLSTLLPPLVGSAQRVLHLDFHTGMGKWGTYVLAVDFPNDSPRVQRLRREFGHSAVQGLDPSGVLYEINGSLGGWLQDQFPDIEYDCMLAEYGTHNVIEVLTAMREENRAHHHCPPGSATHLRAKRRFKEAFIPESRDWQRGAVDDSCQIVRQALAAMRA; from the coding sequence ATGACGCCCACCGCGACGACGTCGCCGAAGACCCTCATCGATCCCCCGTTCTCCTCGGACTACCTCGCGTCCCGCGTCCGCTTTCGAGCTGCGGCAGAGGCGGCGGGGTTCGCGCTCTCGGCGCACGCGGTCGGGCAACACGGGCCACGCGGTGAGGAGCTCACCATCGACGTCGCCGTGCGCGGAGCAGCGCAGCCAGAGCGTGTGTTGGTCGTGTCGAGCGGCACCCATGGCATCGAGGGTTTCTACGGTGCCGCCGTGCAGATCGCGCTGCTGGAAGGTGAGCTGGCAGGCTCGTGGGAACCCCCCGCGGGCACGCGCGTCGTGTTCATCCACGCCATCAACCCCTATGGGTTCGCCTACATCCGGCGCGTGAACGAGGACAACGTCGACCTCAACCGCAACTTCGTGAAGTCGTCCCGCACCTACAGCGGCGCCCCCGAGGACTACGCGCGGCTGAACGACCTGCTGAACACGGCGGGCGCGCCCACGCGCTTGGACCCCTTCCTGGCCAAGGCGGGTGTGCAGCTCGCCAAGCACGGCTTCAACGCGCTCAAGAACGCCATCGCCCAGGGACAGTACGAGTTCCCGGAAGGCCTGTTCTTCGGGGGCAAGGGCCCGAGCAAGTCGCAAGAGCTGCTCTCCACACTGCTCCCGCCGCTGGTCGGGTCCGCACAGCGCGTGCTGCACCTCGACTTCCACACGGGGATGGGCAAGTGGGGCACCTACGTGCTGGCGGTGGACTTCCCCAACGACTCGCCGCGCGTGCAGCGCCTGCGCCGCGAGTTCGGCCACAGCGCAGTGCAGGGCCTCGACCCCAGCGGCGTGCTCTACGAGATCAACGGGAGCCTCGGCGGTTGGCTCCAGGACCAGTTCCCAGACATCGAGTACGACTGCATGCTGGCCGAGTACGGCACCCACAATGTGATCGAGGTGCTGACGGCCATGCGCGAAGAGAACCGAGCCCACCATCACTGCCCTCCCGGCAGCGCCACCCACCTGCGCGCCAAGCGACGCTTCAAGGAGGCGTTCATCCCGGAGTCCCGTGATTGGCAGCGCGGCGCCGTCGACGACAGCTGCCAGATCGTCCGTCAGGCGCTTGCCGCCATGCGGGCGTAG
- a CDS encoding ABC transporter ATP-binding protein, translating to MFELRGITKAFGDHQVLRGVDLDIHKGDFLTIIGESGCGKSLVLKSLIGILTPDAGSLRFDGEEVAKYSDAQWTRLRPRIGMLFQESALFDSIDVGENVAYGLREAGQLSEAEIQARVAECLRLVGLAGIERKWPADLSGGMKKRVALARATALRPEIILYDEPTEGLDPINVTRVNRMLLSLRAEFDITTVVVTHNMQSAFNVSSRVAFIHDGKVAIEGTPDEVRASQSPHLKDFLQASRDPVADHRVALGLPPR from the coding sequence CTGTTCGAGCTACGCGGGATCACCAAGGCCTTCGGCGACCACCAGGTGCTCCGTGGCGTCGACCTCGACATCCACAAGGGCGACTTCCTCACCATCATCGGCGAGAGCGGCTGTGGGAAGAGCCTGGTCCTGAAGAGCCTGATCGGCATCCTCACGCCCGATGCAGGCAGCCTGCGCTTCGACGGCGAGGAGGTCGCGAAGTACAGCGACGCGCAGTGGACGCGGCTGCGCCCACGCATCGGCATGCTGTTCCAGGAATCGGCGCTGTTCGATTCCATCGACGTCGGGGAGAACGTGGCCTACGGCCTGCGTGAGGCCGGGCAGCTCAGCGAGGCCGAGATCCAAGCGCGCGTCGCGGAGTGCCTCCGGCTGGTCGGTCTCGCCGGTATCGAGCGCAAGTGGCCCGCCGATCTATCCGGCGGCATGAAGAAACGCGTGGCGCTCGCTCGCGCGACGGCGCTGCGGCCCGAGATCATCCTCTACGACGAGCCGACCGAGGGGCTCGACCCCATCAACGTGACGCGCGTCAACCGTATGCTGCTGTCGCTGCGCGCCGAGTTCGACATCACGACCGTGGTCGTGACCCACAACATGCAGAGCGCCTTCAACGTGAGCTCGCGGGTCGCGTTCATCCACGACGGAAAGGTGGCGATCGAGGGCACGCCCGACGAGGTGCGCGCGAGCCAGAGCCCGCACTTGAAGGACTTCCTACAGGCTTCGCGCGACCCCGTGGCGGACCACCGCGTCGCGCTAGGGCTGCCGCCGCGCTGA
- a CDS encoding FAD-binding protein — MTSPLTAPSRGAVSAAERALITLGRELPSDAVIRDRDVLMGYAGDESEVQPVVPEAVVRVRDTGQVSAVMRACHAHGVPVTPRAGGTSRVGGSVPVVGGIVLAFEQMNGLLGIEQADLLAVAQPGLVTGELHRQVEDEGLFYPPDPNSLATCALGGNIAANAGGPRAFKYGVTREYVLGMQAVMADGTVLRLGKRTVKGVTGYDLTALMVGSEGTLGVVTEATLRLVPKPEAVATLLVFLPDDESVGRAVGAMLALGIVPRCVELLDRIALDLVRPAAGVPVPDGARAMILVELDGAAHALEAQRELVGNAMMDASALEVLVADKGSERERLWAARRELSHTLRRAARHKLSEDVVVPRSRIADLLAVCRALAERHGIVMPTYGHAGDGNLHVNFLWEDDAQRPAVDMAIRGLFEQVVAMGGTLSGEHGIGVLKAPYLPLEQSPALIALQERIKDVFDPRGILNPGKIFPGAAKRYHGAC, encoded by the coding sequence ATGACCTCTCCCCTCACTGCTCCGTCACGCGGCGCCGTGTCGGCGGCCGAGCGCGCGCTGATCACGCTGGGCCGCGAGCTCCCGAGCGACGCCGTCATTCGTGACCGGGACGTGCTGATGGGCTACGCGGGCGACGAGAGCGAGGTGCAGCCCGTGGTGCCCGAGGCGGTGGTGCGGGTGCGGGACACGGGGCAGGTGAGCGCCGTGATGCGGGCCTGCCATGCGCACGGCGTGCCCGTCACACCAAGGGCCGGGGGCACCAGCCGGGTAGGGGGCTCGGTGCCGGTCGTGGGGGGTATCGTGCTCGCGTTCGAGCAGATGAACGGGCTCCTGGGCATCGAACAGGCGGACCTGCTCGCGGTGGCGCAGCCAGGCTTGGTCACGGGGGAGCTGCACCGGCAGGTGGAGGACGAGGGGCTGTTCTACCCGCCCGACCCGAACTCCCTCGCGACGTGTGCGCTGGGCGGGAACATCGCGGCCAACGCGGGTGGGCCGCGCGCCTTCAAGTACGGGGTCACGCGAGAGTACGTGCTCGGTATGCAGGCGGTGATGGCCGACGGGACGGTGCTCCGGCTGGGCAAGCGGACGGTCAAGGGCGTCACCGGCTACGACCTCACGGCGCTCATGGTGGGCAGCGAGGGGACGCTCGGGGTGGTGACCGAGGCCACGCTGCGGCTGGTGCCCAAGCCCGAGGCCGTGGCGACGCTGCTGGTGTTCTTGCCCGACGACGAGTCCGTCGGGCGCGCCGTCGGGGCCATGCTGGCGCTCGGCATCGTGCCCCGCTGTGTGGAGCTGCTGGACCGCATCGCGCTCGATTTGGTCCGCCCCGCGGCGGGTGTACCCGTCCCGGATGGCGCGCGTGCCATGATCCTGGTCGAGCTCGACGGTGCCGCCCATGCACTCGAAGCGCAGCGTGAGCTCGTGGGGAACGCCATGATGGATGCCTCCGCGCTGGAGGTGCTCGTGGCAGACAAGGGCAGCGAGCGAGAGCGGCTGTGGGCCGCGCGCAGGGAGCTCAGCCACACGCTGCGCCGCGCGGCACGACACAAGCTCAGCGAGGACGTGGTGGTGCCCCGGTCACGGATCGCGGATCTGCTCGCCGTGTGCCGCGCCCTGGCCGAGCGCCACGGCATCGTGATGCCCACGTACGGGCACGCAGGGGACGGCAACCTGCACGTGAACTTCCTGTGGGAGGACGACGCCCAGCGGCCGGCTGTCGACATGGCCATCCGCGGCCTGTTCGAGCAGGTGGTGGCCATGGGTGGCACGCTCAGCGGCGAGCACGGCATCGGTGTCCTGAAGGCCCCCTACTTGCCGCTCGAGCAGAGCCCGGCGCTGATCGCGCTGCAGGAGCGCATCAAGGACGTGTTCGATCCGCGGGGCATCTTGAACCCCGGAAAGATCTTCCCTGGAGCGGCCAAGCGCTATCACGGCGCCTGCTGA